A region from the Arachis ipaensis cultivar K30076 chromosome B01, Araip1.1, whole genome shotgun sequence genome encodes:
- the LOC107610692 gene encoding putative F-box protein At1g67623, with protein sequence MTMDRFSNTLFLSNDIWVTLTVKVASNSIQNLCSLRITCKAARDAGDADIVHRSVSIPPRHATPWWWSRDTEAMRFFDRCMAARHPELLFREALRELFIRRNQDVGFQMLNSATSRGHKAAKYALSMTLLLDDKSS encoded by the coding sequence ATGACAATGGACCGTTTCTCAAATACCCTCTTCCTTTCGAACGACATTTGGGTTACATTAACCGTTAAAGTTGCGTCAAACTCCATTCAGAACCTCTGCAGTCTTAGAATAACCTGCAAGGCTGCACGGGATGCAGGAGACGCGGATATTGTTCACCGCAGTGTTTCTATACCGCCACGACATGCAACGCCATGGTGGTGGAGCCGCGACACCGAGGCAATGAGATTCTTTGACCGCTGCATGGCCGCTAGGCATCCAGAGCTTCTGTTTCGTGAGGCGCTTCGGGAACTCTTCATCAGACGTAACCAAGACGTTGGCTTCCAAATGCTGAATAGTGCAACAAGCAGAGGCCATAAAGCAGCCAAATATGCACTCTCGATGACGTTGctgcttgatgacaagtcatcttag
- the LOC107619087 gene encoding uncharacterized protein LOC107619087 produces the protein MSSICAEKGRSGETSRVTPDGGGGKKLAISGGGYPCRPIVSWLPIIPAEELNADFAVVSSMEEWLLKVCLEAEIPCPCFFKVERFVGEKDPFFGFTVVIPRHPFEIELFVTVVSRWLKKLQERMLLMRCYACCLM, from the exons ATGTCGTCGATTTGTGCTGAGAAAGGTCGTAGTGGTGAAACTAGTCGAGTGACGCCGGATGGAGGTGGCGGCAAGAAATTGGCTATCTCCGGCGGAGGCTATCCTTGCCGGCCAATTGTTTCAT GGCTTCCTATAATTCCAGCGGAGGAGCTTAACGCGGATTTCGCAGTTGTGAGCAGCATGGAGGAGTGGTTGCTGAAAGTTTGCCTGGAGGCAGAGATCCCTTGCCCATGTTTCTTCAAGGTGGAACGATTTGTCGGAGAGAAAGACCCGTTCTTTGGCTTCACGGTTGTTATTCCTAGGCATCCATTTGAGATAGAGCTATTTGTCACTGTCGTTTCTCGATGGTTGAAAAAGCTGCAAGAGAGGATGCTGCTTATGAGATGCTATGCGTGTTGCTTGATGTAA